One genomic window of Chloroflexota bacterium includes the following:
- a CDS encoding CPBP family intramembrane glutamic endopeptidase has protein sequence METGATLLPFVILAIIMVLANLETYNQAFRWITYIAIILLNLSLLLFGLLGIAAPSLSVPGMNETTLAAFVVFARAMGIASVVAFFPLLRPVRSLLARFIPIDPDSTVHTTALVFAVYLLGMGLGQIPLMSDPAALEGFGPIGVTTALIWAQAVGMILLTFAGIGTLIRRDWRESMERLAIKPVDLRQLGIAMGAILLLLAVQFALSYGWQAIDPEGFQQIEDAGNLLLGDVNGLFGAITIGLAAALGEELIFRGALQPKFGLILTAILFTVLHSQYGISPATVLILAIALLLGVMRTRTNLTVCILIHFGYNFLGVMLSSLGP, from the coding sequence ATGGAAACTGGCGCAACCTTGCTGCCTTTTGTCATTCTGGCCATCATCATGGTCCTTGCCAACCTGGAGACCTACAACCAGGCATTTCGCTGGATCACATACATCGCAATCATCCTGCTAAACCTGTCTCTTCTGCTTTTCGGCCTTCTGGGCATAGCCGCACCATCGTTGTCGGTGCCGGGCATGAACGAGACGACGTTAGCCGCCTTCGTAGTATTTGCACGAGCAATGGGTATCGCCAGCGTCGTTGCGTTTTTCCCTCTGCTGAGGCCAGTCCGAAGTCTCCTTGCCCGCTTCATACCCATTGATCCCGATTCCACCGTTCACACGACGGCTCTGGTTTTCGCTGTTTACCTGTTGGGCATGGGCCTGGGACAGATCCCTTTGATGAGTGATCCAGCGGCCCTGGAAGGATTCGGTCCCATCGGCGTCACCACAGCCTTGATTTGGGCACAAGCCGTTGGGATGATCCTGTTGACCTTCGCCGGGATTGGGACCCTTATCCGCCGCGACTGGCGCGAGAGCATGGAGCGTCTGGCAATCAAGCCCGTTGACCTCCGCCAATTGGGCATCGCAATGGGGGCAATCCTGCTGCTGCTTGCTGTCCAGTTCGCACTGAGTTACGGCTGGCAGGCCATTGATCCCGAGGGTTTCCAGCAGATCGAGGATGCAGGCAACCTGCTTCTGGGTGATGTCAACGGCCTGTTCGGTGCGATTACCATCGGTCTGGCTGCCGCCCTGGGTGAGGAGTTGATCTTCCGAGGTGCCCTTCAACCAAAGTTTGGTCTGATCCTGACGGCTATCCTGTTCACTGTACTCCACAGCCAGTACGGCATCTCGCCCGCAACAGTGTTGATCCTGGCCATTGCACTGCTGCTCGGCGTCATGCGCACCCGCACCAACTTGACCGTCTGCATCCTGATCCACTTCGGCTACAACTTTCTGGGCGTCATGCTGAGTTCACTGGGTCCCTGA
- a CDS encoding iron-containing alcohol dehydrogenase, whose amino-acid sequence MWFFNSPKVVFGQDALEHLEELEGQRAFFVTDPNIARLGFIEKVQQYLARANIESEVFSDVEPEPSVKTIRRCALQMSDYQPDWIIGLGGGSCMDAAKAAWLLYERPDADLETINPIETYGLRQKARLLAIPTTSGTGSEATWFTILTDHSLGMKLSLGTQEVLPDLAIVDPSLVMGLPASITADTGIDVLAHAIEGYTATMRNDFSDGLCLKAAQLVFRYLPWAYADGSDAEARERMHNAATIAGLGFGNAMAGLAHAMGHSLGAVFHVPHGRAVGLFLPYVIEFTVSNGETRYADIARFLDLPAADEAQGAASLVAAIRKLQAAIDFAPTLKELGIGRADFQQALPKLIQNAEADNQLFFNARYADNQDLERLFQYAFDGRRIDF is encoded by the coding sequence ATGTGGTTTTTCAACAGCCCCAAAGTCGTGTTTGGGCAAGATGCCCTTGAACATCTCGAGGAACTTGAGGGACAGCGGGCCTTTTTTGTGACCGATCCCAACATCGCCCGCCTTGGTTTCATCGAAAAAGTTCAACAATACCTTGCCCGTGCTAACATCGAAAGTGAGGTCTTTTCCGATGTCGAGCCAGAGCCCTCGGTAAAGACCATTCGCCGCTGCGCCCTGCAAATGTCCGATTACCAACCCGACTGGATCATCGGGCTGGGCGGCGGATCGTGCATGGATGCCGCCAAGGCAGCCTGGCTGCTTTATGAGAGACCCGATGCCGACCTGGAAACAATCAACCCCATCGAGACCTACGGCCTGCGGCAGAAAGCGCGCCTGCTCGCCATCCCTACCACCTCGGGCACCGGTTCAGAGGCAACCTGGTTCACCATATTGACCGACCACAGCCTTGGCATGAAACTGTCCCTGGGGACCCAGGAAGTGCTGCCCGATCTGGCCATCGTCGACCCGAGCCTGGTCATGGGTTTGCCAGCCAGTATCACAGCAGACACAGGTATCGATGTCCTGGCCCACGCCATCGAGGGATATACGGCCACGATGCGCAACGACTTCAGCGATGGCCTGTGCCTGAAGGCGGCGCAACTGGTGTTTCGATACCTGCCCTGGGCTTATGCCGACGGCTCAGATGCCGAGGCAAGAGAGCGTATGCACAACGCAGCCACAATCGCGGGACTCGGTTTTGGCAATGCCATGGCCGGGCTGGCTCACGCCATGGGGCATTCGCTGGGCGCTGTCTTCCATGTTCCGCATGGGCGCGCTGTGGGACTGTTCCTGCCCTACGTCATCGAGTTCACGGTCAGCAACGGGGAGACCCGCTATGCCGATATCGCCCGCTTTCTCGATCTGCCGGCAGCCGATGAGGCACAAGGTGCCGCGAGCCTGGTGGCCGCCATTCGCAAGCTACAGGCAGCTATCGACTTTGCCCCCACACTGAAGGAACTGGGAATCGGCCGAGCCGACTTTCAACAGGCCTTGCCCAAATTGATTCAAAACGCTGAAGCTGACAACCAACTTTTTTTCAACGCTCGCTACGCCGACAACCAGGACCTCGAGCGACTCTTCCAATACGCCTTCGACGGCCGTCGTATTGATTTCTAA
- a CDS encoding DUF1232 domain-containing protein, whose amino-acid sequence MKTNVIEELLEGFQLSWRLMLDPRVSTMLKALVPILGIGYFLFPIDLVPDVIPVLGQLDDVAVLILLTRLLINMAPQAVVDEYRSGSKKTAGAEPSADSYQSTGSTGSAGSNQDDFVDADFRVVDED is encoded by the coding sequence ATGAAAACAAATGTAATCGAAGAGTTGTTGGAAGGCTTCCAGCTTAGCTGGCGTTTGATGCTGGACCCACGCGTTTCGACCATGCTAAAGGCGCTGGTGCCGATTCTGGGAATCGGTTACTTTCTATTCCCGATCGATTTAGTACCCGACGTGATTCCGGTGCTCGGCCAGCTCGACGATGTTGCCGTACTGATACTTTTGACCCGACTCTTGATCAACATGGCCCCGCAGGCGGTTGTCGACGAATACCGCTCGGGCTCCAAAAAAACTGCGGGTGCTGAACCCTCCGCCGACAGTTATCAGTCAACAGGATCGACCGGCAGTGCCGGGTCGAACCAGGATGATTTCGTGGACGCCGACTTCCGTGTCGTAGACGAGGATTAG
- a CDS encoding aldehyde ferredoxin oxidoreductase family protein, with protein MIPGYLGTLLRVDLSDGSVWDEPLNRDYARQFLGGSGLGARYLADSIDKDTDPLGPDNPLIFMTGPLVGTQVPAAGRYSVVARSPATGLTGEANGGGMWGPALRRAGYDGIIITGQAEKPVTLTIVDGVAGLSDASDLWGLNSYDTQDRIKAQFPERPRIHVACIGPAGERLVKYAAVMNDHGRAAARTGMGTVMGSKRLKAIACGGSGRIPLADPIAFKKYLRAAMRFVNEDVMADGLRIAGTMMGADLGFMYGDVPIRYFTDDTDARIEDSISVGPLIDDMLDRAVACYRCPIACGREVHLNDYEVERSVVAGSQVPRIDGPEYETAVGFSALIGSDDLEGAAYAGHLCNLYGLDTISTSHTIGFLYYLFNQGLVNASDVDSLDLSWGEASPAIQLVEKIAHREGIGDLLAEGTDAVAHHFAVPDLAVTVKGLEVPYHDPRAFSGQALVYATASRGADHMAGDYYEVLRGRVVPELGINLLDRHAQDREVAELAVRVMDFRSFTNSAILCHLEDISAENLVGLLQAITGEPVDYAGIMLVGERISTFKRLLNFRLGATRADDRLPKLLRRSLADGGGTEGFAPDVDLLLDLYYQLRQWDPESARPLASKLETLELSDWDMELRAASSQ; from the coding sequence ATGATTCCTGGCTATCTTGGAACACTTCTGCGAGTAGACCTGTCCGACGGTTCGGTCTGGGATGAACCCCTGAATCGAGACTATGCGCGCCAGTTCCTGGGCGGCAGCGGACTCGGCGCTCGTTACCTGGCTGACAGTATCGACAAGGATACCGATCCCCTGGGACCTGACAATCCATTGATCTTCATGACGGGCCCTCTGGTCGGCACCCAGGTTCCAGCCGCCGGGCGCTATAGTGTCGTCGCCCGTTCCCCGGCCACAGGCTTGACAGGTGAAGCCAACGGGGGTGGCATGTGGGGACCCGCCCTGCGACGCGCCGGCTACGATGGCATCATCATCACCGGTCAGGCCGAAAAGCCGGTCACCCTGACAATCGTCGACGGTGTCGCCGGGCTGAGCGATGCCAGCGACCTCTGGGGTCTCAATAGCTACGATACCCAGGATCGCATCAAGGCCCAGTTTCCCGAGAGACCACGCATCCACGTTGCCTGCATCGGCCCGGCCGGAGAGCGGCTGGTCAAGTATGCCGCCGTGATGAATGACCACGGCCGGGCAGCGGCGCGCACGGGAATGGGCACCGTCATGGGAAGCAAAAGGCTGAAAGCGATTGCCTGTGGTGGCAGTGGCCGCATCCCCCTGGCTGATCCTATCGCCTTCAAAAAATACCTGCGAGCTGCCATGCGTTTCGTCAACGAAGACGTCATGGCCGATGGCCTGCGGATAGCAGGCACCATGATGGGAGCCGATCTCGGTTTCATGTATGGTGATGTGCCCATTCGTTATTTCACCGATGACACCGATGCAAGGATCGAGGATTCCATCAGTGTCGGCCCGCTGATAGACGACATGCTTGACCGGGCCGTCGCTTGTTATCGATGCCCGATTGCCTGCGGACGAGAGGTCCACCTGAATGACTACGAGGTAGAACGCAGTGTCGTCGCCGGCAGCCAGGTGCCCAGGATCGACGGGCCTGAGTATGAGACGGCCGTCGGTTTCAGTGCATTGATCGGCTCCGACGATCTGGAGGGCGCCGCCTACGCCGGACATCTCTGTAACCTGTACGGTTTGGACACCATCTCCACCTCCCACACCATCGGCTTTCTCTATTACCTCTTCAACCAGGGACTGGTCAACGCCAGCGATGTCGACAGCCTCGACCTGTCATGGGGCGAGGCAAGTCCTGCCATCCAACTGGTCGAAAAGATTGCGCATCGGGAGGGAATCGGGGACCTGTTAGCTGAGGGCACCGACGCGGTAGCCCATCACTTCGCTGTTCCCGATCTGGCGGTAACTGTCAAGGGGCTGGAAGTGCCCTACCACGACCCGCGGGCCTTCTCCGGGCAGGCATTGGTCTACGCCACCGCCAGCCGGGGCGCCGATCACATGGCTGGAGACTACTACGAGGTTTTACGGGGCCGTGTCGTGCCCGAGCTTGGCATCAACCTGCTGGATCGCCACGCACAGGACCGGGAGGTCGCCGAATTGGCGGTACGAGTCATGGACTTCCGCAGCTTCACAAACTCGGCGATTCTCTGCCATCTCGAAGACATATCAGCGGAAAACCTGGTGGGATTGCTTCAGGCGATCACCGGAGAACCTGTCGACTATGCGGGAATCATGCTGGTGGGAGAACGCATCAGCACCTTCAAGCGGCTTCTCAACTTCCGCTTGGGCGCCACCCGGGCCGACGACCGGTTGCCCAAACTGCTTAGGAGATCGCTGGCCGATGGTGGTGGCACGGAGGGATTCGCGCCCGACGTCGATCTGTTGCTGGACCTCTATTATCAGCTAAGGCAGTGGGATCCGGAAAGCGCAAGGCCGCTGGCATCAAAGCTGGAAACGCTGGAACTAAGTGATTGGGATATGGAGCTTCGGGCTGCATCAAGCCAATAA
- a CDS encoding SCP2 sterol-binding domain-containing protein: MTLKFMSDEWAKGLMEAVNESEAYRAAAADWEGDFFFTSDMGGAETATIYIDLWHGKCREAFAVDDQGEKSPDFLVSGKVSAWEKVIGKQVDPIQALMTRQLKLKGNMSKILRSVKATQELVNCATQVPTDFS, from the coding sequence ATGACCCTGAAATTTATGTCGGACGAGTGGGCCAAAGGCCTGATGGAAGCCGTCAATGAAAGCGAAGCCTATCGGGCAGCAGCAGCCGACTGGGAAGGTGATTTTTTTTTCACCTCCGACATGGGCGGCGCTGAAACTGCCACCATCTACATTGACCTCTGGCATGGCAAGTGCCGGGAGGCCTTCGCCGTCGACGATCAAGGCGAAAAATCGCCCGATTTCCTGGTCAGCGGCAAGGTTTCTGCCTGGGAGAAGGTAATTGGTAAACAGGTCGATCCAATTCAGGCTCTCATGACACGCCAACTCAAGTTGAAGGGCAACATGTCGAAGATCCTGCGGTCGGTCAAGGCGACTCAGGAATTGGTCAACTGCGCCACTCAAGTACCGACCGATTTTTCGTAG
- a CDS encoding ribonuclease H-like domain-containing protein has translation MSHEPEGSRPTDDQAGERLRRLRRLGVRRGRQGLATSRPSEKPREKNGDPSAAIESPAIRSLKELAGAQEVFTPHGPCLVAETGYDLGEVRGGLPLVTALTISGAAAAGCARNPALADFDFHHAGFIDTETTGLSGGAGTYIFMIGIGMFEPATDRYIVRQVFMRHPGEEPALLHVTTSILARCHGLVSFNGRAFDVPLLNSRYAMHHQPSPLEEMPHLDLLPPSRQRWRFRLASCALGALEQGILDFQRNDVDVPGWLIPSLYQEYARSGNPTEMVRVFYHNREDIVSMVPLAAMLCAPFEGDGDGMIESPHHPADCASLGRSFEELGWLTAGERAYRKALDGALSPEIRSTVLNRLGWMLKRQERRDEAVAIWNGWITSVPGPDPTPHIELAKHHEWHGNDLAAARKWTLWGLHTAKELPPGSQREQLLSDLQHRLDRLDRKLSGTLPTEHKSS, from the coding sequence ATGTCCCATGAACCTGAGGGCTCCCGGCCGACAGATGATCAGGCTGGCGAGCGATTACGCCGTCTCCGCCGCCTGGGTGTTCGACGCGGCCGCCAGGGCCTGGCAACCTCCCGGCCATCCGAAAAGCCGCGGGAGAAGAACGGCGATCCTTCAGCAGCAATCGAATCCCCCGCTATCCGTTCCTTGAAAGAACTGGCAGGAGCACAGGAGGTCTTCACTCCCCACGGGCCCTGTCTGGTAGCTGAAACCGGCTACGATCTTGGCGAAGTGCGAGGAGGTTTACCCCTCGTCACGGCCCTGACAATAAGCGGTGCAGCGGCTGCCGGCTGCGCACGGAATCCCGCTCTGGCCGATTTCGATTTCCACCACGCAGGCTTCATCGATACTGAAACGACCGGACTTTCCGGGGGCGCCGGCACCTACATCTTCATGATAGGAATTGGCATGTTCGAGCCTGCCACCGATCGCTATATCGTTCGCCAGGTCTTCATGAGACATCCGGGCGAGGAACCGGCCCTCTTGCACGTTACGACTTCCATCCTGGCGCGTTGCCACGGGCTGGTGAGCTTCAACGGACGCGCCTTCGATGTGCCCCTTCTCAATTCTCGCTATGCAATGCACCACCAGCCGTCGCCCCTGGAGGAAATGCCACACCTGGACTTGCTCCCCCCATCCCGGCAACGCTGGCGTTTTCGATTGGCCTCTTGCGCTCTGGGCGCGTTGGAACAGGGAATCCTGGATTTTCAGCGCAATGACGTTGATGTGCCAGGTTGGTTGATACCATCCCTCTACCAGGAATACGCCCGCTCTGGCAATCCAACGGAGATGGTTCGGGTGTTTTACCATAACCGGGAGGATATTGTCAGCATGGTGCCTCTGGCAGCCATGCTCTGTGCCCCGTTCGAAGGTGATGGCGATGGCATGATCGAGTCCCCGCACCATCCCGCCGATTGTGCCAGCCTGGGCCGAAGTTTCGAGGAACTGGGATGGCTGACTGCCGGTGAACGCGCTTATCGCAAAGCTCTCGACGGAGCCCTGTCACCTGAGATTCGTTCCACTGTGCTCAACCGCTTGGGATGGATGTTGAAACGCCAGGAACGCAGAGACGAGGCCGTCGCCATCTGGAACGGATGGATAACCAGCGTTCCAGGTCCCGACCCAACCCCTCACATCGAACTCGCAAAACACCATGAATGGCACGGCAACGATCTGGCAGCCGCCCGGAAATGGACGCTATGGGGACTGCACACGGCTAAAGAGTTGCCACCCGGTTCCCAGCGCGAGCAGCTACTCTCCGATCTGCAACACAGGCTGGACCGCCTGGATCGCAAGCTATCCGGCACTCTGCCAACTGAACACAAATCATCCTGA